The proteins below are encoded in one region of Paraburkholderia phenazinium:
- the nuoG gene encoding NADH-quinone oxidoreductase subunit NuoG — MVELEIDGKKVEVPEGSMVIQAAHKVDTYIPHFCYHKKLSIAANCRMCLVDVEKMPKAVPACATPVSAGMIVRTKSDKAVKGQQAVMEFLLINHPLDCPICDQGGECQLQDLAVGYGKSASRYSEEKRVVFHKNVGPLISMEEMTRCIHCTRCVRFGQEVAGVMELGMLGRGEHSEITSFVGKTVDSELSGNMIDLCPVGALTSKPFRYSARTWELSRRKSVSPHDSVGANLVVQVKNNRVMRVLPFENEAINECWISDKDRFSYEGLNSPERLTQPMLKQGGKWVETDWQTALEYVVKGLKGIKDDHGAEALAALASPHSTVEELFLVKQLAQAVGTPNVDFRLRQSDFSAPVNGTPWLGTKIADLSNVDAAIVIGSDLRRDHPLFAARLRQAAKNGAALTLVQATNDDALIPQAQRVVAAPSAWLDEIAGIAAAVSEARGVALPEAFSGTQANDAHKQVATSLAAGELRLVLLGNGAVRHPDFARIHAAAQWIADTTGAKLGFLTEAANTVGAHLVGALPGAGGLNAREVFEQPRKGYVLLNVEPEFDTVNPAQALAALNQAEMVVVLSPFQTGAEYADVLLPISPFTETAGTFVSAEGTVQSFNGVVRPLGDTRPAWKVLRVLGSLLGVPGFEFDTSEEVRAAALGDGDLSARLSNKTGVAIARGAAPKAAEGAFERIADVPIYHADPLVRRAESLHLTAAARAAKSVGLPAALFDKLGLKDGDAVRVRQGEHSVQLPAVRDANLAETVVRVSAATPAGAALGSLFGELLVEKA, encoded by the coding sequence ATGGTTGAACTTGAAATAGACGGCAAGAAGGTAGAGGTGCCCGAAGGCAGCATGGTCATCCAGGCTGCGCATAAGGTCGACACGTACATTCCTCACTTCTGCTATCACAAGAAGCTGTCGATTGCGGCCAACTGCCGGATGTGTCTGGTCGATGTCGAGAAGATGCCGAAGGCCGTGCCTGCATGCGCCACGCCGGTGTCGGCGGGCATGATCGTGCGGACGAAGTCCGACAAGGCCGTGAAGGGTCAGCAAGCTGTGATGGAATTCCTGCTGATCAACCACCCGCTCGATTGCCCGATCTGCGACCAGGGCGGCGAATGCCAGTTGCAGGATCTGGCGGTGGGCTACGGCAAGTCCGCCTCGCGCTACAGCGAAGAAAAGCGCGTGGTGTTTCACAAGAACGTCGGCCCGCTGATCTCGATGGAAGAAATGACGCGCTGCATTCACTGCACGCGTTGTGTCCGCTTCGGCCAGGAAGTGGCCGGCGTGATGGAACTGGGCATGCTGGGCCGCGGTGAGCACTCGGAAATCACCTCGTTCGTCGGCAAGACGGTCGACTCCGAACTGTCGGGCAACATGATCGATCTGTGCCCGGTTGGCGCACTCACCAGCAAGCCGTTCCGCTACAGCGCCCGTACGTGGGAACTGTCGCGCCGCAAGTCGGTGAGCCCGCACGATTCCGTCGGCGCGAACCTCGTGGTGCAGGTCAAGAACAACCGCGTGATGCGCGTGCTGCCGTTCGAGAACGAAGCCATCAACGAATGCTGGATCTCGGACAAGGACCGTTTCTCGTACGAAGGCCTGAACAGCCCGGAACGCCTCACGCAGCCGATGCTCAAGCAAGGCGGCAAGTGGGTCGAGACCGACTGGCAGACCGCGCTCGAGTACGTCGTCAAGGGCCTGAAGGGCATCAAGGACGACCACGGCGCAGAAGCGCTCGCTGCACTGGCCAGCCCGCATAGCACCGTCGAAGAACTGTTCCTCGTCAAGCAACTCGCGCAAGCGGTCGGCACGCCTAACGTCGACTTCCGGCTGCGTCAGTCGGATTTCTCGGCGCCTGTGAATGGCACGCCGTGGCTCGGCACGAAGATCGCCGATCTGTCGAACGTCGACGCGGCGATCGTCATCGGCTCGGATCTGCGTCGCGATCACCCGCTGTTTGCTGCGCGCCTGCGCCAGGCCGCCAAGAATGGTGCCGCGCTGACGCTCGTGCAGGCCACGAACGACGATGCGCTGATTCCGCAAGCCCAACGCGTGGTGGCTGCACCGTCCGCATGGCTCGATGAAATCGCCGGCATCGCTGCCGCGGTTTCGGAAGCACGCGGCGTCGCGCTGCCGGAAGCGTTCTCGGGCACGCAAGCGAACGATGCGCACAAGCAGGTTGCAACGTCGCTCGCAGCGGGCGAGTTGCGTCTCGTGCTGCTCGGCAACGGCGCGGTCCGTCATCCGGACTTCGCCCGTATCCACGCCGCGGCTCAATGGATTGCAGACACCACCGGCGCCAAGCTCGGCTTCCTCACGGAAGCGGCCAACACGGTTGGCGCTCACCTCGTCGGCGCGCTGCCGGGCGCGGGTGGCCTGAACGCTCGCGAAGTGTTCGAACAGCCGCGCAAGGGTTACGTGCTGCTGAACGTCGAACCGGAGTTCGACACGGTCAATCCGGCGCAGGCACTGGCCGCGCTGAACCAGGCTGAAATGGTCGTCGTGCTTTCGCCGTTCCAGACCGGCGCCGAATACGCCGACGTGCTGTTGCCGATCTCCCCGTTCACGGAAACGGCCGGTACGTTCGTCAGCGCTGAAGGCACGGTACAAAGCTTCAACGGCGTAGTGCGCCCGCTTGGCGACACGCGTCCGGCATGGAAGGTGTTGCGCGTGCTGGGCAGCCTGCTCGGCGTGCCGGGTTTCGAATTCGATACGTCGGAAGAAGTACGCGCAGCGGCACTCGGCGACGGCGATCTGAGCGCGCGCCTGTCGAACAAGACGGGTGTTGCGATCGCACGCGGTGCAGCGCCGAAGGCGGCTGAAGGCGCCTTTGAACGCATCGCCGATGTGCCGATCTATCACGCCGATCCGCTGGTGCGTCGTGCGGAATCGCTGCATCTGACGGCAGCCGCACGCGCGGCGAAGTCGGTCGGTTTGCCGGCTGCGCTGTTCGACAAGCTGGGTTTGAAAGACGGCGACGCAGTGCGCGTACGCCAGGGTGAGCACTCGGTGCAATTGCCGGCCGTGCGCGATGCAAATCTTGCGGAGACAGTCGTCCGCGTATCGGCGGCCACGCCTGCCGGTGCAGCGCTGGGCAGCCTGTTCGGTGAACTGCTGGTGGAGAAGGCGTAA
- a CDS encoding NADH-quinone oxidoreductase subunit A: MNLAAYYPVLLFLLVGTGLGVALVSIGKILGPNRPDTEKNAPYECGFEAFEDARMKFDVRYYLVAILFIIFDLETAFLFPWGVALRDIGWPGFMAMMIFLLEFLLGFAYIWKKGGLDWE, translated from the coding sequence TTGAACCTCGCAGCCTATTACCCCGTCTTGTTGTTCCTCCTGGTGGGCACTGGTTTAGGCGTAGCACTGGTCAGTATTGGCAAGATCCTCGGTCCCAACAGGCCCGATACCGAGAAGAACGCACCATACGAGTGCGGCTTCGAAGCATTCGAAGATGCGCGCATGAAATTTGATGTGCGCTACTATCTCGTCGCCATTCTCTTCATCATTTTCGACCTTGAAACCGCGTTCCTGTTTCCGTGGGGTGTAGCCCTGCGCGACATCGGCTGGCCCGGCTTCATGGCAATGATGATTTTCCTGCTCGAGTTCCTGCTGGGCTTCGCCTACATCTGGAAGAAGGGCGGTCTTGACTGGGAATGA
- the nuoI gene encoding NADH-quinone oxidoreductase subunit NuoI gives MTAIQNFFKTFFLTELLKGLALTGRYTFQRKITVQFPEEKTPISPRFRGLHALRRYENGEERCIACKLCEAVCPALAITIESETRADNTRRTTRYDIDLTKCIFCGFCEESCPVDSIVETHILEYHGEKRGDLYFTKDMLLAVGDRYEAEIAANKAADAPYR, from the coding sequence ATGACCGCAATCCAAAACTTCTTCAAGACCTTCTTCCTCACGGAATTGCTCAAAGGTCTCGCGCTGACCGGACGTTATACGTTCCAGCGCAAGATCACGGTGCAGTTCCCGGAAGAGAAGACCCCGATTTCGCCGCGTTTCCGCGGTCTGCACGCACTGCGCCGGTATGAGAACGGCGAAGAGCGCTGCATCGCCTGCAAGCTCTGTGAAGCGGTGTGCCCGGCGCTCGCCATCACGATCGAATCGGAAACGCGCGCGGACAACACCCGTCGCACCACGCGTTACGACATCGACCTGACCAAGTGCATCTTCTGCGGTTTCTGTGAAGAAAGCTGCCCGGTCGATTCGATCGTCGAAACGCACATTCTCGAGTATCACGGCGAGAAGCGCGGTGACCTGTATTTCACGAAGGACATGTTGCTGGCCGTGGGCGACCGCTACGAAGCGGAGATCGCGGCAAACAAGGCAGCGGATGCGC
- the nuoE gene encoding NADH-quinone oxidoreductase subunit NuoE: protein MISAEGLKEIDRALTKYPADQKQSAVMSALAVAQEEHGWLSPELMQFVADYLGMPAVAVQEVATFYTMYETSPVGKYKITLCTNLPCQLGPDGGSESAAEYLKQKLGIDFGETTADGKFTLKEGECMGSCGDAPVMLVNNHRMCSFMSRAKIDQLLEELSK from the coding sequence ATGATCTCAGCTGAAGGCCTGAAAGAAATCGATCGCGCGTTGACGAAGTATCCCGCCGATCAGAAACAGTCCGCCGTGATGTCAGCGTTGGCCGTTGCTCAGGAAGAGCATGGCTGGCTGTCGCCCGAACTCATGCAGTTCGTCGCGGACTATCTTGGCATGCCGGCGGTCGCCGTGCAGGAGGTCGCGACCTTCTACACGATGTACGAGACGTCGCCGGTCGGCAAGTACAAGATCACGCTCTGCACGAACCTGCCGTGCCAGCTCGGTCCGGATGGCGGCTCGGAAAGCGCTGCCGAATATCTGAAGCAGAAGCTCGGCATCGACTTCGGCGAAACCACGGCAGACGGCAAGTTCACCTTGAAAGAAGGCGAGTGCATGGGCTCGTGCGGCGATGCACCGGTGATGCTGGTGAACAACCATCGCATGTGCAGCTTCATGAGCCGCGCGAAGATCGATCAGCTGCTCGAGGAGCTCTCGAAATGA
- a CDS encoding NADH-quinone oxidoreductase subunit D yields MAEIKNYTLNFGPQHPAAHGVLRLVLELDGEVIQRADPHIGLLHRATEKLAETKTFIQSVPYMDRLDYVSMMVNEHGYVMAIEKLLGIDVPVRAKYIRVLFDEITRVLNHLMWIGSHALDVGAMAVFLYAFREREDLMDVYEAVSGARMHAAYYRPGGVYRDLPEAMPQYKASKIRNAKALSKMNETRQGSLLDFIDDFFTRFPHCVDEYETLLTDNRIWKQRLVGIGVVSPERALQLGMTGAMLRGSGIEWDLRKKQPYEVYDKLDFDIPVGVNGDCYDRYLVRVEEMRQSTRIAKQCIEWLRKNPGPVMIDNHKIAPPSRVGMKSNMEELIHHFKLFTEGFHVPEGEAYAAVEHPKGEFGIYLISDGANKPYRLKIRAPGYAHLSALDEMARGHMIADAVTIIGTQDIVFGEIDR; encoded by the coding sequence ATGGCAGAGATCAAAAACTACACGCTCAACTTCGGCCCGCAGCACCCGGCCGCGCACGGTGTGCTGCGCCTCGTGCTCGAACTCGACGGCGAAGTGATCCAGCGCGCCGACCCGCACATCGGCCTTCTGCACCGCGCCACTGAAAAGCTCGCGGAAACCAAGACCTTCATCCAGTCCGTGCCGTACATGGACCGTCTCGACTACGTGTCGATGATGGTCAACGAGCACGGCTACGTGATGGCGATCGAAAAGCTGCTGGGCATCGACGTGCCCGTGCGTGCAAAGTACATCCGCGTGCTGTTCGACGAAATCACACGCGTGCTGAACCACCTGATGTGGATCGGCTCGCACGCGCTCGACGTTGGCGCGATGGCCGTGTTTCTGTACGCGTTCCGCGAACGCGAAGACCTGATGGACGTGTACGAAGCGGTGTCCGGCGCCCGGATGCACGCGGCGTACTACCGTCCGGGTGGCGTGTACCGTGATCTGCCGGAAGCCATGCCGCAGTACAAGGCATCGAAGATTCGCAATGCGAAGGCTTTGTCGAAGATGAACGAGACCCGCCAGGGTTCGTTGCTCGACTTCATCGACGACTTCTTTACCCGTTTCCCGCATTGTGTCGACGAATACGAAACGCTGCTCACCGACAACCGGATCTGGAAGCAACGTCTGGTCGGTATTGGCGTGGTCAGCCCGGAGCGTGCGCTGCAACTCGGCATGACGGGTGCCATGCTGCGCGGTTCGGGTATCGAGTGGGATTTGCGCAAGAAGCAACCGTATGAAGTCTATGACAAGCTGGACTTCGATATTCCAGTTGGCGTGAACGGCGATTGTTACGACCGCTACCTGGTACGCGTCGAAGAAATGCGTCAATCAACTCGAATCGCGAAACAGTGCATTGAATGGTTGCGGAAGAATCCGGGCCCCGTAATGATCGACAATCACAAGATTGCGCCGCCGTCGCGCGTCGGCATGAAGTCGAACATGGAAGAGCTGATTCACCATTTCAAGCTCTTCACGGAAGGCTTCCATGTGCCCGAAGGCGAAGCGTATGCCGCTGTCGAACATCCGAAGGGCGAGTTCGGCATCTATCTGATCTCGGATGGCGCGAACAAGCCGTATCGCCTGAAGATTCGCGCGCCGGGTTATGCGCATTTGTCCGCGCTCGACGAAATGGCGCGCGGTCACATGATCGCCGACGCCGTGACGATCATCGGCACGCAAGACATCGTGTTTGGCGAAATCGATCGTTAA
- a CDS encoding NuoB/complex I 20 kDa subunit family protein — translation MSIEGVLKEGFVTTTADKLINWTRTGSLWPMTFGLACCAVEMMHAGAARYDLDRFGVVFRPSPRQSDVMIVAGTLCNKMAPALRKVYDQMAEPRWVISMGSCANGGGYYHYSYSVVRGCDRIVPVDVYVPGCPPTAEALVYGVIQLQAKIRRTNTIARQ, via the coding sequence ATGAGTATCGAAGGGGTCTTGAAGGAAGGGTTTGTCACCACCACGGCTGACAAGCTGATCAACTGGACGCGCACCGGCTCGTTGTGGCCGATGACGTTCGGTCTTGCGTGTTGCGCGGTCGAGATGATGCATGCGGGTGCTGCCCGTTATGACCTCGACCGTTTCGGCGTCGTGTTTCGTCCGAGTCCGCGTCAGTCGGACGTGATGATCGTCGCCGGCACGCTGTGCAACAAGATGGCGCCCGCTCTGCGCAAGGTCTACGATCAGATGGCCGAGCCGCGCTGGGTGATCTCCATGGGCTCGTGCGCGAACGGCGGCGGCTACTACCACTATTCGTATTCGGTGGTGCGTGGCTGTGACCGGATCGTGCCGGTCGACGTCTATGTGCCGGGTTGTCCGCCGACCGCGGAAGCGCTGGTCTACGGCGTGATCCAGCTACAAGCGAAGATCCGCCGTACCAACACCATCGCACGTCAATAA
- a CDS encoding NADH-quinone oxidoreductase subunit C has product MASKLETLKANLEAAFSGRLLSVTEAIGELTIVVSAKEYQDIATRLRDDSSLRFEQVVDLCGVDYQTYGDGAYDGPRFAAVLHLLSVTNNWRLRVRVFAQDDDVPLIPSVVDIWSSANWYEREAFDLYGIVFEGHPDLRRILTDYGFIGHPFRKDFPISGYVEMRYDPEEKRVVYQPVTIEPREITPRVIREDRYGGLKH; this is encoded by the coding sequence ATGGCAAGCAAACTCGAGACCCTGAAAGCGAACCTCGAGGCGGCCTTTAGCGGCCGCCTGCTGAGCGTCACCGAAGCGATCGGCGAGCTCACGATTGTCGTGAGTGCCAAAGAATATCAAGATATAGCGACGCGTCTCCGCGACGATTCGTCGCTGCGCTTCGAGCAAGTGGTCGACCTGTGTGGCGTCGACTACCAGACCTACGGCGACGGTGCGTACGACGGTCCGCGTTTCGCGGCGGTGCTGCATTTGTTGTCGGTGACGAACAACTGGCGTCTGCGCGTGCGCGTGTTCGCGCAGGACGACGATGTGCCGCTGATCCCGTCCGTGGTCGATATCTGGAGTTCGGCCAACTGGTACGAGCGCGAAGCGTTTGACCTGTACGGCATCGTCTTCGAAGGTCACCCGGACCTGCGCCGTATCCTGACCGACTATGGTTTCATCGGTCACCCGTTCCGCAAGGATTTCCCGATTTCCGGCTACGTCGAAATGCGTTACGACCCGGAAGAGAAGCGCGTCGTCTATCAGCCTGTGACGATCGAGCCGCGGGAAATCACGCCGCGCGTGATCCGCGAGGATCGCTATGGCGGTCTGAAACACTAA
- the nuoH gene encoding NADH-quinone oxidoreductase subunit NuoH, whose protein sequence is MFESINSGGTQLLGAAWPTVWALVRILVVAVVILLCVAYLILWERKLIGWMHVRLGPNRVGPAGLLQPIADVLKLLLKEVIQPAQASRWTYLIAPIMVVVPAFAVWAVIPFQAGAVLGDINAGLLYAMAISSIGVYGVILAGWASNSKYAFLGAMRAAAQMVSYEISMGFALVVVLMTSGSLNLSDIVGSQERGMFASYGLNFLSWNWLPLLPMFVVYFISGIAETNRHPFDVVEGESEIVAGHMIDYSGMAFALFFLAEYINMIVISALASTLFLGGWSAPFGFLSFIPGIFWLVLKVFLLLSVFIWARATFPRYRYDQIMRLGWKVFIPVCVVWLIVVGFWIMSPLNIWK, encoded by the coding sequence ATGTTCGAATCGATCAACTCGGGCGGCACTCAACTTCTCGGTGCGGCATGGCCCACGGTGTGGGCACTGGTGCGCATCCTGGTGGTAGCCGTCGTGATCCTGCTGTGCGTGGCTTACCTGATCCTCTGGGAACGTAAGCTGATCGGCTGGATGCACGTGCGTCTCGGTCCGAACCGCGTGGGCCCGGCAGGTTTGCTGCAGCCGATCGCCGACGTTCTCAAACTGCTGCTCAAAGAAGTGATTCAGCCGGCCCAGGCGAGCCGCTGGACTTATCTGATCGCGCCGATCATGGTGGTGGTGCCGGCCTTCGCGGTCTGGGCGGTGATTCCGTTCCAGGCGGGCGCGGTGCTTGGCGACATCAACGCGGGTCTGCTGTATGCGATGGCGATTTCGTCGATCGGCGTGTACGGCGTGATTCTCGCCGGCTGGGCGTCGAACTCGAAGTACGCATTCCTCGGTGCGATGCGCGCCGCGGCGCAGATGGTCTCGTACGAAATCTCGATGGGCTTCGCGCTCGTCGTCGTGCTGATGACTTCGGGCAGCCTGAACCTGTCGGACATCGTCGGGTCGCAGGAGCGCGGTATGTTCGCGAGCTATGGCCTGAACTTCCTGTCGTGGAACTGGTTGCCGTTGCTGCCGATGTTCGTCGTCTACTTCATCTCGGGCATCGCCGAAACGAACCGCCACCCGTTCGACGTGGTGGAAGGGGAGTCGGAAATCGTCGCAGGCCACATGATCGATTACTCGGGGATGGCGTTCGCGCTGTTCTTCCTCGCCGAGTACATCAACATGATCGTGATCTCGGCGCTCGCATCGACCCTGTTCCTGGGCGGCTGGAGTGCCCCGTTCGGCTTCCTGTCGTTTATTCCGGGCATTTTCTGGCTGGTCCTGAAAGTGTTCTTGCTGTTGTCGGTATTCATCTGGGCACGCGCCACGTTCCCGCGCTACCGTTATGACCAGATCATGCGTCTGGGCTGGAAAGTGTTCATTCCGGTCTGCGTGGTGTGGCTGATCGTAGTCGGCTTCTGGATCATGTCGCCGTTGAATATCTGGAAATAA
- the tpiA gene encoding triose-phosphate isomerase: MSKQRAKLVVGNWKMHGRLAENAVLLEAVARGAGELPESVRVGVCVPGLYLAQAQALLDGSRVVWGVQDVSAFTQGAYTGEVAAPMAVDFAASLAIVGHSERRAYHRESSELVAVKAQRVLEAGLTPIVCVGETLEERNAGKTEQVVGTQLDAVLAKLSPQEAARIVVAYEPVWAIGSGKSATAQQAQDVHAFLRARLVAKSAAAADVPLLYGGSVKPGNAEELFRQPDIDGGLIGGASLKDQDFLAICKAAGAVSVTQ; the protein is encoded by the coding sequence ATGTCGAAACAACGAGCGAAGCTGGTAGTCGGTAACTGGAAGATGCACGGGCGGCTCGCCGAGAACGCGGTTCTGCTCGAAGCTGTCGCGCGAGGCGCCGGAGAACTGCCGGAGAGCGTGCGGGTTGGCGTGTGCGTGCCAGGCCTGTATCTCGCCCAGGCGCAGGCGCTGCTGGACGGTAGCCGCGTCGTGTGGGGCGTGCAGGACGTTTCTGCCTTCACGCAGGGTGCCTACACTGGTGAAGTGGCTGCGCCGATGGCCGTGGATTTCGCTGCGTCGCTGGCGATCGTCGGGCACTCGGAGCGTCGGGCCTATCATCGCGAAAGTTCGGAGCTGGTGGCTGTCAAAGCACAGCGTGTGCTCGAAGCCGGTTTGACCCCTATCGTCTGTGTTGGCGAAACGCTCGAAGAGCGCAATGCGGGCAAGACCGAGCAGGTGGTCGGCACGCAACTGGATGCGGTGCTGGCGAAGTTGTCGCCGCAAGAGGCGGCGCGTATCGTCGTCGCGTACGAGCCCGTCTGGGCGATCGGTAGCGGCAAGAGCGCCACAGCGCAGCAGGCACAGGACGTTCATGCATTTCTGCGTGCGCGTCTCGTAGCGAAAAGTGCCGCGGCTGCTGATGTACCACTGTTGTATGGCGGTAGCGTGAAGCCAGGCAATGCGGAAGAGTTGTTCCGTCAGCCGGATATCGACGGTGGCCTGATTGGCGGCGCGTCGTTGAAGGACCAGGATTTCCTGGCAATCTGCAAGGCGGCCGGCGCGGTGAGCGTCACGCAATAA
- the secG gene encoding preprotein translocase subunit SecG, producing the protein MLVLKTLIIVVQLMSALGVIGLVLLQHGKGADMGAAFGSGASGSLFGATGSANFLSRTTAVLAAIFFVSTLALTYLGSYHAKPSAGLLGAVATAPVAASSAAAPAGSSAALPAAPSSAPGQDVPK; encoded by the coding sequence ATGCTGGTTTTGAAAACATTGATTATCGTCGTTCAGTTGATGTCGGCGCTTGGGGTCATTGGCCTCGTGTTGCTGCAGCACGGTAAGGGCGCCGATATGGGTGCCGCATTCGGCAGCGGCGCGTCGGGCAGTCTGTTCGGCGCGACGGGTTCGGCGAACTTTCTGTCGCGTACCACGGCAGTGCTCGCAGCGATCTTTTTTGTCAGCACTTTGGCGCTGACGTATCTCGGCTCGTATCACGCCAAGCCTTCTGCAGGCTTGCTTGGCGCGGTAGCGACCGCTCCGGTTGCAGCGTCGTCAGCAGCTGCTCCGGCTGGTTCGTCGGCTGCTCTTCCGGCCGCTCCGTCGTCGGCTCCGGGCCAGGATGTGCCGAAATAA
- the nuoF gene encoding NADH-quinone oxidoreductase subunit NuoF produces the protein MTSLHDRHIKPLILAGLNGDNWHLEDYVSRGGYVQLRRILEEKIPPEQVIAEVKASGLRGRGGAGFPTGLKWSFMPRQFPGQKYLVCNSDEGEPGTFKDRDILRWNPHALIEGMAIGAYAMGITVGYNYIHGEIFAEYRRFEEALEEARRAGYLGDNIMGSGFSFQLHAHHGYGAYICGEETALLESLEGKKGQPRFKPPFPASFGVYGKPTTINNTETFAAVPFLLTVGPQTYLELGKPNNGGTKIFSVSGDVELPGNYEVPLGTPFAKLLELAGGMRGGKKIKAVIPGGSSAPVIPGEMMMNTDMDYDSIAKAGSMLGSGAVIVMDETRCMVRSLLRLSYFYYEESCGQCTPCREGTGWLYRVVHRIEHGLGRQEDLDLLNSVAENIMGRTICALGDAAAMPVRGMLKHYWDEFEYHVAHKHCLVDGHAGAATASETVAA, from the coding sequence ATGACGTCTCTCCACGATCGTCACATCAAACCGCTGATTCTCGCTGGCCTGAACGGCGACAACTGGCATCTCGAAGACTATGTGTCGCGCGGCGGTTACGTCCAGTTGCGCCGTATTCTGGAAGAGAAGATTCCGCCCGAGCAGGTGATTGCCGAAGTCAAGGCGTCGGGTCTGCGCGGTCGCGGCGGTGCTGGGTTTCCGACCGGCCTGAAGTGGAGCTTCATGCCGCGTCAGTTTCCGGGACAGAAGTACCTCGTCTGCAATTCGGACGAAGGCGAACCGGGCACGTTCAAGGATCGCGACATCCTGCGCTGGAACCCGCATGCGCTGATCGAAGGCATGGCCATCGGTGCGTACGCCATGGGCATCACGGTGGGCTACAACTATATCCACGGTGAAATCTTCGCTGAGTATCGACGCTTCGAAGAAGCGCTGGAAGAAGCGCGCCGCGCCGGTTATCTCGGCGACAACATCATGGGCTCGGGCTTCTCGTTCCAGTTGCACGCGCACCACGGTTACGGCGCGTATATCTGCGGCGAAGAAACTGCGCTGCTCGAGTCGCTGGAAGGCAAGAAAGGTCAGCCGCGCTTCAAGCCGCCATTCCCGGCGAGCTTCGGCGTGTACGGCAAGCCGACCACGATCAACAACACCGAAACGTTCGCAGCCGTGCCGTTCCTGCTGACGGTCGGTCCGCAGACTTACCTCGAACTCGGCAAGCCGAATAACGGCGGCACCAAGATTTTCTCGGTGTCGGGCGACGTCGAGCTGCCGGGCAATTACGAAGTGCCGCTCGGCACGCCGTTCGCGAAGCTGCTGGAACTCGCCGGCGGCATGCGTGGCGGCAAGAAGATCAAGGCCGTGATTCCGGGCGGCTCGTCTGCACCGGTTATCCCGGGCGAGATGATGATGAATACCGACATGGACTATGACTCGATCGCCAAGGCGGGGTCGATGCTCGGTTCAGGCGCGGTCATCGTGATGGACGAGACCCGCTGCATGGTCCGTTCGCTGCTGCGTCTGTCGTACTTCTATTACGAAGAGTCCTGCGGTCAGTGCACGCCGTGCCGCGAAGGTACGGGCTGGCTGTATCGCGTCGTGCATCGTATCGAGCACGGCCTTGGCCGCCAGGAAGATCTGGATCTGCTGAACTCAGTGGCTGAAAACATCATGGGCCGCACGATTTGCGCGCTCGGCGATGCAGCGGCCATGCCGGTGCGCGGCATGCTCAAGCACTACTGGGACGAATTCGAATATCACGTCGCCCACAAGCATTGCCTCGTGGACGGACATGCCGGCGCAGCAACGGCTTCGGAAACGGTGGCCGCCTAA